In a single window of the Niabella ginsenosidivorans genome:
- a CDS encoding aldehyde dehydrogenase — protein MTGLTHHLNAMRSFFNTGVTRSADFRKQQLLQLKESILKYEEALNNALYEDLHKNKEEVWITETGMVLSEIATALKELKNWMEPRNVPTNLANLPGKSFLYYEPLGVVLIIAPWNYPFQLLFMPLVGAIAAGNCVVLKPSELASATEKVMGRIIEEAFDPAYILYAPGEGATMIPELMDNFHYDHVFYTGSTAVGKIIYQKAAASLTPVTLELGGKSPCLVTPNASLKVAARRIINIKFSNAGQMCIAPDYVLAHRSIKKEFIRLLKETITKFYGDQPIASYDFGRIINKKHFFRLKALMAEQEIIHGGEHNEEQLFIAPTIIDEPSMDAPVMKEEIFGPLLPVIGYETDEEITSCIRRNENPLAFYIFTGNKKEAERWLREIPFGGGCVNNAATHYLNKHLPFGGRGNSGTGHYHGKFSFETFSHVKGILKTTTWPDIPLAYPSLKGKLGTFKKII, from the coding sequence GAAATATGAAGAAGCCCTCAACAATGCATTGTATGAAGACCTTCATAAAAACAAAGAGGAGGTGTGGATAACTGAAACAGGAATGGTGCTCTCTGAAATTGCAACAGCTTTAAAAGAGCTAAAGAACTGGATGGAGCCCAGGAACGTGCCTACTAACCTGGCCAATCTTCCGGGTAAAAGTTTTCTTTACTATGAACCACTTGGCGTGGTGTTAATTATTGCGCCATGGAACTACCCGTTTCAGTTGCTCTTTATGCCGCTGGTAGGCGCCATTGCAGCCGGCAATTGTGTAGTGCTCAAGCCCAGCGAGCTGGCAAGTGCTACAGAAAAAGTGATGGGCAGGATCATTGAAGAGGCGTTTGATCCTGCTTATATCTTATACGCCCCGGGAGAAGGAGCTACAATGATCCCGGAACTGATGGACAACTTTCATTATGATCATGTTTTTTATACCGGCAGCACAGCAGTTGGAAAAATCATTTACCAGAAAGCCGCGGCCTCGTTAACCCCCGTAACATTAGAGCTCGGAGGCAAAAGTCCCTGTCTAGTAACCCCCAACGCATCCTTAAAAGTAGCTGCAAGGCGTATTATAAATATAAAGTTCTCTAATGCCGGTCAGATGTGCATTGCACCGGATTACGTTCTTGCGCACCGTTCTATAAAAAAAGAATTCATCCGGTTATTAAAAGAAACCATCACAAAATTTTATGGGGATCAGCCTATTGCCAGCTATGATTTTGGGCGCATCATTAATAAAAAACATTTTTTCCGGCTCAAAGCCCTTATGGCGGAGCAGGAAATTATTCATGGTGGGGAGCATAACGAAGAACAGTTATTTATTGCACCAACAATTATTGACGAGCCCTCTATGGATGCGCCGGTAATGAAAGAGGAAATATTTGGCCCCCTGCTGCCCGTCATCGGTTACGAAACGGATGAGGAAATAACCAGCTGTATCCGCCGGAACGAAAATCCGCTGGCCTTTTACATTTTTACCGGTAATAAAAAGGAAGCAGAACGCTGGCTCCGGGAAATTCCATTTGGAGGAGGTTGCGTAAACAATGCGGCCACACATTACCTGAACAAGCACCTCCCTTTTGGGGGCAGGGGCAACAGCGGTACAGGCCATTACCATGGTAAATTTTCTTTTGAAACCTTTAGCCATGTTAAAGGCATTTTAAAAACTACCACATGGCCCGACATTCCTTTAGCCTACCCTTCCTTAAAAGGTAAGCTGGGTACTTTTAAAAAAATAATCTGA